One Urocitellus parryii isolate mUroPar1 chromosome 8, mUroPar1.hap1, whole genome shotgun sequence DNA window includes the following coding sequences:
- the LOC113177036 gene encoding butyrophilin-like protein 1 gives MQVEEGSTLSIFNKGTSSSSYQSIAPPTPKSLRIFSPPSPTEYLLVTVNLSFCSEMVSFPGLSPAGSLLPLLLLVSTQCSTGQLSGFSVNGPAEPIMALLGEDVTLPCQLYPEQSAARMHIWWYRAQISPAVLVVQNGQEQSGEQMLEYRGRTKLVGDSISQGHVALLIQHVKASDNGQYRCRFQDGDISQEAIIELNVIGLGSIPHVHMTGLKEGGIQVLCSSGGWFPSPKVQWKDMAGTKLPSLSESQTQDWDGLFHVKSSLVVTDSSLSNVTCSIQNPLSGQEKVSSIFLPEPFFPRMSPWKAALAGTVPVLVLLLIGISYIGWKEHQAKDREIEEKEKESQEIQRIRNDKEEARKIREKLKAELERRRALYREDWKKALIYPDWRKEYFQPAPVNLNHELFHQNNSDPKRKKDGREETQDLPLADNKGDCNLLTLDGKGFTTGRYYWEVDVEDNDEWVLGVYETNEEKMAPLKKPSMKKFRVLEKKKGEFRALACDSQKVLLEEPLTEECPQKIVVFLDYEDNDISFYNMINGMHIFSFTQDKFSAILYPYFKLKSMELSPSA, from the exons ATGCAGGTGGAAGAAGGAAGTACACTGAGCATTTTCAACAAAGGCACAAGTTCTAGTTCCTATCAGTCTATAGCTCCACCCACTCCAAAGTCCCTGAG aaTCTTCTCACCACCTTCTCCTACAGAGTATCTCCTGGTCACAGTGAACCTTTCCTTCTGCTCTGAGATGGTGAGTTTTCCAGGTTTGTCTCCAGctggctccctcctccctctccttctcctggtGTCCACACAGTGCTCAACAGGTCAGT TATCTGGGTTTTCTGTGAATGGACCAGCTGAGCCCATCATGGCCTTGCTTGGGGAGGATGTTACCCTGCCCTGCCAGCTGTATCCTGAACAGAGTGCAGCCCGCATGCACATCTGGTGGTACCGTGCCCAGATCTCCCCAGCTGTGCTGGTTGTCCAGAACGGACAGGAACAAAGTGGAGAACAGATGCTGGAGTACCGCGGTAGGACCAAGTTGGTGGGAGACTCCATCAGCCAGGGGCACGTGGCCCTGCTGATACAGCACGTGAAGGCCTCTGACAATGGCCAGTACCGGTGTCGTTTTCAAGATGGTGATATCTCACAGGAGGCCATTATAGAATTGAATGTCATAG GTTTGGGCTCCATCCCTCATGTTCACATGACAGGACTCAAGGAAGGTGGGATCCAAGTGCTGTGTTCCTCAGGGGGCTGGTTCCCAAGCCCCAAGGTACAATGGAAAGACATGGCAGGAACCAAGCTACCatccctctctgagtctcagacCCAAGACTGGGATGGGCTCTTCCATGTGAAATCATCCCTTGTGGTCACAGACAGCTCCCTGAGCAATGTGACCTGCTCCATCCAAAATCCTCTCTCTGGTCAGGAAAAGGTGTCATCCATCTTCCTCCCAG AGCCCTTCTTCCCCAGGATGTCTCCATGGAAAGCAGCCCTTGCTGGGACAGTCCCTGTACTGGTGCTTCTGCTCATTGGGATCAGCTACATTGGTTGGAAAGAACATCAAGCCAAAGACAgagaaatagaggaaaaggaaaaagaatctcAGGAAATACAACGGATAAGGAATGACAAGGAAGAGGCTCGTAAGATTCGAG aaaaacTCAAGGCAGAGCTTG AACGACGAAGGGCATTGTACCGAGAAG attggaaGAAGGCCCTGATATATCCTG ATTGGAGAAAGGAATATTTCCAGCCTG ctccTGTCAATCTAAATCATGAACTTTTTCACCAGAACAATTCTgatccaaagagaaaaaaagatggcAGAGAGGAAACACAGGATCTTCCTCTTGCTGATAATAAAGGAGATTGCAACCTCCTCACTCTTGATGGGAAAGGTTTCACAACAGGGAGATATTATTGGGAGGTAGATGTCGAGGACAATGATGAGTGGGTGCTAGGCGTTTATGAAACAAACGAAGAAAAGATGGCACCATTAAAAAAACCATCAATGAAGAAATTCAGAGTcttagagaagaagaaaggtgAATTCAGGGCTCTTGCCTGTGATTCACAAAAAGTTCTTCTAGAAGAGCCTCTTACAGAAGAGTGTCCGCAGAAGATTGTGGTTTTCTTGGATTATGAAGATAATGACATTTCTTTCTATAACATGATTAATGGTATGCACATCTTTTCCTTCACTCAGGACAAATTCTCTGCCATTCTCTATCCTTACTTCAAACTTAAATCCATGGAGCTCTCCCCATCTGCATAA